Proteins encoded within one genomic window of Neoarius graeffei isolate fNeoGra1 chromosome 18, fNeoGra1.pri, whole genome shotgun sequence:
- the si:ch211-199f5.1 gene encoding protocadherin-8 has product MGRNAGGHRWMFFFTLLSLPLLPVRAAGRTMKYETYEEDAPGTVIGNLAKDMSLSPSVSSKTNFRMMKQVNASFVRLRESDGQLTVGEKIDRERACKHSAQCVLAFDVVSFSKDQFRLIHVEVEVKDINDNAPEFPRKESTLEISENTAPGTRIPVDVAVDEDVGTNYIQSYQISVNSHFTIDVLSRADGVKYAELVLMKELDRETQASYALELVATDGGNPPRSGITKINVKVKDYNDNSPVFERSHFSVEIPEDAPVGFLLLDLSAVDPDEGLNGEVVYGLGNQVPSEIRQLFRVDRKTGRITLESPMDYESKTTYEFDVQASDLGPSPSPPAICKVVVQVQDVNDNAPEITITPMTSMAAGVAHVTEAAAKDTFVALISTSDRDSGVNGKVHCTLYGHDHFRLQQAYEDSYMIVTTAPLDREKIAEYNLTVVAEDLGSPPFRTITQYTVRVTDENDNAPVFSKAAYEVSLVENNAPGAYITTVVARDPDTGPNSKVSYKLAETYVMGSPASTFVSLDPATGSLYALRSFNYEVLKQLELRVQASDGGAPQLHGTATINLKIVDQNDNAPVITHPVLSNGSVDVLLPKETPSGYVATQINARDADEGMNAELSYQMISSETSALSINKVNGEIYVTREGAYDVGETFKVTVTVSDHGRPSLTSTATIRFTVVAGAPKGDRNLFRNAGSEDEVHEWDVSVVIIVVLAGSCTLLLLTIILIATTCNKRKLDKRHDGFGDEKEDDRNVDVEKNNSDPLIPVHSENVFDVQPYSNKPAFSGSVQVGNDECCSSEDGVHTSYEAEDKSHGAKLDGYLTLPGYGKEAVRPITIWKGNSYTTISARDPQFSGKDSGKGDSDFNDSDSDISGDGLKKDGHQNSTHDALWACTSECRILGHSDRCWSPNATRMNSSSRQHLSTFAKTGSLPRDTLKRENNSQAHIPKTVGLQSVYERVLHQEYVVIPPPQPSRVQDINDVTIPVYSPTTARCSTNED; this is encoded by the exons ATGGGGAGGAATGCAGGTGGTCACCGGTGGATGTTCTTTTTCACCTTGCTGTCTTTGCCCCTGCTGCCGGTCCGAGCGGCGGGAAGGACCATGAAATACGAAACGTACGAAGAGGACGCACCGGGTACAGTCATCGGAAACCTGGCCAAGGACATGTCCTTAAGTCCGTCCGTGAGCTCCAAGACTAATTTCAGGATGATGAAGCAGGTCAACGCATCTTTTGTTCGGCTCAGAGAAAGCGACGGGCAGCTCACTGTAGGAGAGAAGATCGACAGGGAGAGAGCATGCAAGCACTCTGCTCAGTGCGTCCTTGCCTTCGATGTGGTGAGCTTCTCGAAAGACCAGTTCAGATTGATTCACGTCGAAGTCGAGGTGAAGGACATCAATGACAACGCGCCCGAGTTTCCCAGGAAGGAGTCTACGCTGGAAATTTCAGAAAACACAGCACCGGGCACCAGGATACCCGTCGATGTGGCTGTAGATGAAGACGTGGGTACGAATTATATTCAAAGCTACCAGATCTCAGTGAACAGCCACTTTACGATTGACGTGCTGAGCAGGGCGGATGGGGTTAAATATGCGGAGCTGGTCCTAATGAAAGAGCtggacagagagacacaggcatCATACGCGCTGGAGCTTGTAGCAACGGACGGCGGAAATCCGCCCAGGTCCGGCATCACCAAGATCAACGTCAAGGTGAAGGACTATAATGACAACAGCCCTGTTTTCGAGCGCAGCCACTTTTCAGTGGAAATACCCGAGGACGCGCCAGTCGGCTTTCTGCTTCTGGATCTCAGTGCAGTGGATCCGGATGAAGGTCTGAACGGAGAAGTGGTGTACGGGCTGGGTAACCAGGTGCCCTCGGAGATCAGGCAACTTTTCCGTGTAGACCGCAAAACCGGGCGCATCACACTCGAGAGCCCGATGGATTACGAGAGCAAGACGACGTACGAGTTCGACGTCCAGGCGTCCGATCTGGGTCCGAGTCCGAGTCCGCCGGCTATCTGTAAAGTGGTCGTTCAGGTGCAGGATGTGAATGACAATGCGCCAGAGATCACCATTACGCCGATGACGTCCATGGCTGCAGGAGTTGCGCACGTGACCGAAGCAGCCGCCAAGGACACGTTCGTGGCTCTGATCAGCACTTCGGACAGGGACTCAGGAGTCAACGGGAAGGTCCACTGCACCCTCTACGGCCACGATCACTTCCGGCTCCAGCAGGCGTACGAGGACAGCTACATGATCGTCACCACGGCGCCGCTGGATCGGGAAAAAATAGCCGAGTATAACCTGACAGTGGTGGCCGAGGACCTTGGCTCTCCACCGTTCCGCACCATCACCCAGTACACCGTCAGAGTGACTGATGAGAACGACAACGCGCCAGTCTTCAGCAAAGCCGCCTATGAAGTGTCTCTGGTCGAAAACAACGCACCGGGCGCGTACATCACCACGGTCGTGGCGCGCGACCCGGACACCGGACCCAACAGCAAAGTGAGCTATAAACTCGCTGAAACCTACGTGATGGGTTCTCCGGCATCAACGTTTGTCTCTCTAGATCCCGCCACTGGATCTCTTTACGCACTGAGAAGTTTCAATTACGAAGTTCTCAAGCAGCTCGAGTTGCGCGTCCAGGCGAGTGACGGTGGCGCGCCTCAGCTGCACGGCACCGCCACCATCAACCTCAAAATAGTGGATCAGAACGACAACGCTCCTGTCATCACCCATCCAGTGCTCAGTAACGGCTCTGTAGACGTTCTCCTGCCTAAAGAAACCCCATCCGGGTACGTTGCGACGCAGATAAATGCCAGAGACGCCGACGAAGGCATGAACGCCGAGCTGTCCTACCAGATGATCTCGTCCGAAACCAGCGCGCTTTCGATCAATAAGGTGAACGGAGAGATCTATGTGACCCGTGAAGGCGCCTACGACGTAGGAGAGACGTTTAAAGTCACGGTAACGGTGAGCGACCACGGCAGACCATCTCTCACTTCTACAGCCACCATCCGCTTCACAGTGGTCGCCGGGGCCCCCAAAGGAGACCGCAACCTCTTCAGGAACGCTGGCAGTGAGGATGAAGTTCACGAGTGGGATGTGTCCGTGGTGATCATCGTGGTTCTGGCAGGAAGCTGCACGCTGTTGCTTTTGACCATTATTTTAATAGCAACCACCTGCAATAAGCGCAAACTAGACAAGAGGCACGATGGATTCGGAGATGAAAAGGAAGACGACCGGAATGTGGACGTCGAGAAGAATAACAGTGACCCACTGATTCCGGTTCACAGTGAAAACGTGTTTGATGTGCAGCCCTACTCAAATAAACCCGCTTTTTCCGGATCCGTGCAGGTCGGAAATGATGAGTGCTGCAGCTCTGAGGATGGAGTCCATACCTCGTATGAGGCTGAGGACAAAAGCCACGGAGCAAAATTAGAT GGATATTTAACACTGCCTGGATATGGCAAAGAGGCTGTAAGGccaattacaatatggaagggcaACTCGTATACAACCATTTCAGCACGAGATCCTCAGTTCAGTGGGAAGGACAGTGGCAAAGGGGACAGTGACTTCAACGACAGCGATTCGGATATAAGCGGAGATGGCCTGAAAAAGGACGGACACCAAAACAGCACGCATGATG CTCTGTGGGCTTGCACAAGCGAGTGCAGGATCCTCGGCCATTCAGACCGCTGCTGGAGTCCAAACGCCACCAGGATGAACAGCAGCTCCAGACAGCATCTGTCCACGTTTGCTAAGACAGGCTCACTTCCAAGAGACACTCTCAAAAGAGAGAACAATTCCCaggcacacatccccaaaacagtgGGCTTGCAGAGTGTTTATGAGAGAGTGCTACACCAGGAATATGTCGTCATTCCCCCACCTCAGCCTAGCAGGGTGCAAGATATCAATGATGTCACAATCCCAGTGTATTCTCCCACAACAGCACGCTGTTCCACAAATGAAGACTAA